ACACCACACTATGGAAATATTCAGGAGAGGGAAACATGAGGAGAAGCATGGAATAATTACAGAAGTGCCACCACTCTGTACGACCCTTTTATTAGTCATGGGGTGGTTCTCCTGGCAGCATCCATCTTTGCGCGAGGATCAGTTTTCAGGATTGGGGTGTTTATATGTTTTCAAATCATGTTTCTGCCTATCTTGTGCTAtcccagcttttctgaaagaacaacatgcatttgggggggggggcttctgGAAGACAATCAAAAGGAGAGAACACCCAGTGCCTGTGCTGTATACAGTAGGATGGGAACAGGACTGTCagctcttgtcctgtcactgggcaccactgagaagaatCTGTCcctgtcttcttttctcccaccACCATCAGCTATTAATACACGTTAACAAGATTGCCCTGAGCCATCCCTTCTCCAGGATGAAGACTCCCTCCTCTTGCAGCCTCTCTTTGCATGACAGGTACTCCAAACCCTCAATCTCCCTCACAGTCCTTCACCAGGCTCGTTCCAGCATGTCCAtctctccccttttctccccatttctccCCTTGTCCAGGTGCCTGGCCGTGCAGCCAGCTCTCCGTGCACCTCGCTCTTCGCTTCCCTCACCCCAACCCCATCAGTGTGCCCGTGGGGATGTTGTGGAGGCAGCATCTAAGGCCTTGCTCGAGTCACGAGAAGGAACCTCCAGTGGTGCGAGGCTGGGAGTCCAGCTGGCCGGGCAAACTGCCCTCCAGCTCTGACTAGAAGCTCATGGAAAACCAGTGCTCTCCAGGTATAATGGGGCTTTCTCCTCAAAATCCTTCCTGGAGTCACCTAAAGTGCTGTCTCCCTCCCTAAAGGTTTGGGATCATGGAGCACAGGGGTGTCCGTCGAGCCGCCCGAGGTGCCCCTCAGCACCCCGGAGCACGCCGCCCTCAGCACCCCGCTGCCGTGCCCTCACCGGGGGGTAGCACAGCCCCTCGTACCGGGTCTGAACCCGGAGGCAGCCCTCCCCGGCCACCTCCTcggggctccccagggaccaGCCGAGCTCCTCGGCCCAGCCCCACCGCCCtgcccggggcccggccccgccgcgggcccggggccgcccctcAGCGCTCATTtcctggcggcggcggcggccgggccccggAGCGGCTTCGTGTCCTCAAACCCGCCTCGGGGGGGAGCCGAGGGGAGGCCCCGGTgcctggggaggaagaggagggagggaggaaggccgggaaggagggagaggccCCGCGGCTTCTTCCCCCGGGCCGGGCTGGCCCGCCCCGAGGGGTCGATGCGAGCCCCCGGGCTGCTGGCTGATGAGACCTCCGCGGGGCTGCCGGAGGCGCGGAGTCGTCGTGGGCACCGTCACCCTCTGCCTGGCCGCCGGGTGGGCTCTGCAGAGTAAGTGCCCGGCCCCCGCTGCGCCCCCGGGCTCCCGTCCCCTTCcttcaccctcctcctcctctcatcctcctcctcctcctcatcctcccttCATCTTCCTCTCATCCCCCTCTGAACCTCCTtatcctcctctcctcctccttctcctctcttcctcctcttcatcctcctctcctcctctccttctcctcctccttctttcatcctcctcctcctcctcctctcccctgttTCTGGCCTCCACTCTGGCTGCTCGGAAGATTTTTTGGGACCAGGAtgagcccccccagcacccacacaGAGGAATTAGGGTGGGCAGTGCTGCGGGTGGCTGTGGGTTTGGCCGCTGTGCGCTGCCTCCTTCCTCACCAAGGCAGCACACGAGCGGGACACCGCTGGGTGGATGTCCTGTCCACGGAGATCCTTCTCTGGGGACCAACAGCGCTTGACCCCAGAGCTCCACGTGAGCAGCACCGGCCTCATCGCCACCAGCACTCTTCCACCCAGCAAACCCGTCCGGTGCGGCTGCCAGAAGGTCTGGGACACAAAGCAGCACGTCCAGCTCGAGCTTCTGGCCGGACGAAGGGTTCGTGGTGCAGCGGTGTGCCAGCAAACAGGCGGCATCGCTACCCCCTTCACCTTGTCCTGCCTCATGCGGGGCCGTAAGGGTCCGTAGGTGCAGCCAGCAGCGCCCAGCGGCGTTGcgcagggtgctgcaggtgggTGCGATGTTTGCTCTCGGGGCTGATGCGGCTCTGCTTAGCTCAGACCGGTTCAGGTGACCCAGGCAGACTGCGTGTTAAAAATGGGTTTCTGTGTTTAGGTACTGCGTTGCCATACTTGGCTTAGTGTGCTGGATGGAAACAGAACACATGCAAATAATTCAGTGgaggaaatttatttatttttacctttacCTTGCAGTCTTATATTGAAAACAAAGTCATGCCTTTATCAAAGCGTaaaagagcagctgtggtgaGACACTCAGCTCCTGTCTGgtcagaaacagagcaaaaggcCTTTAACTGAACACACGGAACAGAAAACAATTGGAACAATTTGCAGCGATTACCAGAAGTTCCCGTCCGTTCTGTTTATCTAGCTGTCACAAATCCCTTTTTCACAGGTCTGGCAAGTCTCTCATGCAGGCAGGGTGAAACTGAGAGCACAGCTGAGCTGGAGGTGGAAAGCACGGTGTCCCGGCAGCGGGCAGCACGAGCACGATACAGTACCACGAAGGGAGAACCCCAGGGGTCTTATCCTGGAAAAAGCCTACACCCCATCTGGTCAAAAAACAGAGAGGCTGGGGCTTTCTCCTGTGCTGGTCCCATAGATGAAGATCTAGGAATCAAACCAGCTTCCCCAGTTTCCCTGGCTTACTTTAGCCAGTAGCTTCTGAATCCTGTTAGAGGGATCCTAAGCAGAGTGGAGTCAGCTTGAAATTCACTTAACCTCTCTCTTCCCCATTTGTGCTTGCTCAGGGGTATCACTGGCCCAGAgggttatctttttttttttttaattttctttcccttggagatgtttttctttgacttttttaaGCATTCTTTCTCCTGAAGACCCCACACAGCCTCCAGGAGTCCTCCTTCGCTCACACCCTCATCACGGCTGAGGGACTCACCCTCTCGCCCCGCTGGGTTCAACATTTGCAGATCACCACTGCTCCTCAGCTCAGCAATAGTGCTCAGGGTGTGCCTGCATCATGAGAGCAAGCTGGTGAGCTCCTCCAAGCTGAACCAGAAAAAGGCATTTGATGGTAGGGCTTACTCTGTGCTTTATCTGCCATCTGTCTGCTTTGATTGCTGTGGATAACAGGCTTTCAGCCTCTAGCCAAGTGTCTGAAATGGGCCACTAGTTCAAAAACTATGTACACCGATTGAAACTTGGATATTTGGTGTTCATCCAAATCTTCAGGCAGAAACCCCCCGCCGCGCAAGCAGAGCTATTGCAGTTATGCATTAAACTGAATAATCAGTTCAGTTTAGCTGTTATGAACAGCTCCATAATCACATTAGTGTGTATTGTGTTAGAATTCAATATTCTTTTGTATCCATTTTTGCCAAGAAATCAGTGTTTCCCATGAAACAAGGTACCTCTGACTGCATGCAATTTATCTGCACTGGCCAAGAGCTGGCTGCCTTGATGTAGCTGTTGTCTCAAACGTTGCTAAcactttatttctgatttaaagtCTACTAGACCTCTCCAGCAGCCTGCTATGTCCCTCTCATCCTGCAAACATAATGAAGTCCTTGCCAAGTCTTCACATGTTTAAGCCTGTTCTTGCTTTTTGGAGATGATAATTAACTGGTATAGTGGGTTACCTTGACCATGGAAGTTAAGCTTTCCATTTAAACGCAGGATTTGAAAGGCAAGACAGTTACTGATGAACACAAAAGCCTTACTCTTGATCCATGGCATGAGGTAAATAAGCCAGGTTTTATACAATCTTATTTCTTCAAACTTCCTTGCCATTTTAGTGGGGGCTTTAGGCTGACTTGGCTCACCTAAGGTCCCCATAAACCGGAACGTTGTGATTGAAATCACAAatgccatcttttttttcttttttttgagtaaGTACTCAACATTTAAGTTGTAAATACATTACTGTGAAGCCTGTTGACTTTGGGGGACGTGAGGGAGATGGGAGGTGAGGACTGCTTGCAAAAAAACGGTTCATTTAACCTTTGAGGAGAGAGGTGGGTTGCAGGGACATGAGAAGTGACAGCAGCACAATGATAGGGAGTGCCTACAGCAGGGATCTTCAGCTTATTAAGCAAATGTGGCACTTATTTTTCCCATACATTTACACAGAGAATTTGATTGTTAAAAGGTATTAAAGATGAGATTTATGAAAGGAAGATGTGATTTCCATTCCTCCATTTGAGATACAttcaaagatcatttttttcagaaaatgttatgCTCCCTTCCCCAGAAGGACTCTTCCAAACCGTCTCTTCTTGGGTagcaaaacactgaaacacAAGCAATTACTTGTCCTGTAAGATAGACAAATTTCTCCTGGTTATAACCAAATAAAACGTGTTTAGTCTTAAGTTAGATGTGTATGTTCCTTCCACAGtcagtggagagagagagaaactgcagagGATAATCTCTCCTCTTCTAAAACAGGTCACAGGGACAGGAAGATTTGCCCTGCAAGAGGTCCCATCCTGCCGAGGACACTCACTGCTGCATCACCTCCACACTTATTGgctcctttctctttcagccCCTGGAGGAGTATCATTAACTGTCCCACAGCCCAACATCAACGCAACGGTGGCACAAAATATCCTCCTCTCGGTTGAATACTCTTGCAGAGGCGTCGCCACCGTTGAGTGGAAGCATGTGTCGAGCTGGGGCACCACCAAAATTGTGGAGTGGAAAAGTGGGAATTACGTTAACATATCCGCTGTCTACAAGGACAGAGTgactatttttgaaaatggctCTATACAGCTTCTGAACGTGGGCATGAGAGATGCTGGCTACTATTTTGTCACTGTCACAGAGGAGCATGGAACCAACACCTACGGCGCCATCATAGTCAATGTTTATGGTATGAACTTCAGGGGAGTTCTCAGCTTTACCCTGTGTTTAAACATTGATCTGCTCATAAACGATTTTctaataatatatttctgtcttcCCTGCAGAGCTTATCTATGAAGATATACATTTTGTAGCGGTTCTCTTTGCATTTCTCGCTGCAGTATCTGCCATTTTGATCTGCTTCATGTGGCTGTGTAATAAATCCCTGCACCTATTCCAGAAGACGACACATAAGCTCTCAGGTATCTAAGAGTGCAGTCAAGGTACAGGGTTCTCAAATCTGAATTTTGAGCCAAAAATTCACTCACAGTTTGAGCTGTAAAGATGCTAAGCAgtgacagagaaacaaaattggATGGGCTCAGTTAAGTTATCCTGTTCAACCCTCTACTAACACAGGCAACAGAATAATAGATTGTTAGTTCAGAGAGATCCACGGGACATTTACCTTATACATTTTACATCAGAAACCTCAAAACACTTCCCAACCTCATTAACTGCCAAACTTAGGGAGAAAAGGCCAGAGCTGCAATAACCGCCCCCCATCACAGGACGTGAGCCAAAGCGCACCAGCAACACCTTCAGGTTCTGCTGCAGAAGGTTATCTCCAAGGGGAAGATACTCAAATGGCCCTTGGAGTGGTCCCCACCTCACTTCATGGAGGACCACACCACTCTTTTCACCTTCCAACACCCTCCTCTAATCCATCCTCATGGCTGACCCAGTTGCAAACTTCAATGAACATTGACTAATATTAAAATCAGGCTTCCTAACATGAGCCGACGGCACCAGCCATGGAAAGCAGAGTTGACAGATCAAGAGAACACACGAGATGCACTGACAGGAGCTTTCACATATTAGAGAAGAAACTTTCCAGCCACAGCCTGGGATATACTGCCTAGGTAGCAAGAGAAGATGCCATGCTATGGGCACAGGCTCAAGCTCTAGGCAAATCCTTGGAACGGATGGTTTCTTTTACcacttcaaaacatttcagccaTTCACCTCCATTTTTTGTAAGTGCAGATCCATTTGTGGTCTCTTGCCCTGTAGGTAAAacatctgtgtttctttttgaagtgCTGCTTAAGCTGTTACATTTCAAGCAGCCAAAGTGTCAATATTTCACTAGGTCAACACAGATGCTCAGGAACCCTAAGCCTCCTGGTCCAGACATTATGTCAACTCTGCAAAACTTGATGTCAAAAGAGATCAATTTGGCTTACGCTgtctcctcctttctgctgctcacCTATGACTCTAAGGGCTGCTGATGTTTTTTCAGTGCACACACAGCTCACGAGCTTCTGTAGCTACTGAAAATTTTCATATCATGCCAGAATAGTCTTACTTGGATGAAACCTCTCCTTCCTTCAGTTAAAGCCAATGTTTCTATAGAGACAGAGTCTTACAAACTCTGAATCCCATACATTATTTGGCAGGCTTTAGGAATACTGCAGTACTGGACACCTGCTCTGTCCTCATCCAGAACAGGATCCAACCAGGGACATAACTTCTGTCCTGAGCCCACCTTAGGACAGCCCTCCTTTTGGAAGTCATAAAGAAAAGTATAATGGCCCTATTGactttgttttagttttcattgTGCCTTTAGTCTTGTACTTGACAAAACCAGAGTCACATTCAGCAGGGTGAGGGacttatgcaaatattttgaaatgtcttgtATTTAAAACCCAATTGTAGATGAGTAAGCTTGAGCTAATATTAAAAAGTTCAGAATGTCTCAGCTATTAACACAGAGTTGTTAATTTTGGAACGGGGACCTTCCCATCCATTTGCCAATCAATAATAATATCCTTTCATTTGCAGCAAGTACAACTGAAGAGATTGAACTGGAAACCATTGAATGTTAGCCAAGGACTGTctcataacaaaaataacaattctACCTCAGGAGAAAGTATTGgcaaggaaagcaagaagaaactTACTTTAAGGTAAAGTGTCTGTGACTACTGTAGAAGCTGTTTGGCTTGCAAAGCTAATAGGACATGAAATGAGCTGCGTCTGATGGAGCTGTTTTGACCTGTTACATTTTCAGCTCTGCTAGTCATTGTCAAAGTAAAAGAGTATGCTTTCATGGCTGagcacaaacacatttttgtggCTAACTAATAAAATCTACAGCCTCTGCCACtcttaaaaacaaccaaccaactaGTATCAACCCATAAAGGAAATGATCATGCTCTTGAAGGACGCCTGCATTTTGGCTACGGCAAGTATCCTGCTATAGACCAACCAGCCATTAGGATCATTCAACGTAAATTTATTATGTCTAATTACagtattacattaaaaaaaattaactgcaagGATTGAATCCTGTTTATTGTGCATATGCTGCTACTTTCAGTCATAAGGAATTTCCTGAAGGTCTGAACACAAACTGTAATTCTTCTCGAGACAAAACTGACTTTGAAATAACGCCAAGCTGGTCAAAGTTCCGCCACTTACATTTCCAATTGTTTGCATTGCCCAGGGATATTAACacacattttattacattacTAGGAAAGGTTGTTAAATGGGGAACTGCACACAGGCACTGAAGCTGACGCTGTCTGTAACAATTAAAGTGGGCAGATAAAATACGTATCACACCTGTGGCACGGCAGAAATATCGTACAGTTTCCTTGTGAAAGATGTCGAGCCCTTTGCAAACTGAGCCCACTGATGAACAGCCTatctaggaagaaaaattaaaacaacattaCTTTGAAATTTAGTGTTTACAATTACAGTTCTGAAATCACTCTAGTTAAGAGAAGACGCCTTTGTTTTCCTATTCTGTGGAAAACACAAAGTAAGCTAGCTAGTGTTTGCATGAATCCACATGCTGCATTTGAATTCTCCACCTGCAGATCCTCTGTGTGGAATAACATTTGCTTTTGTGAGCAGGAAAGCACTAAACTGATGAATCTTCAAATTACCCCGTTTTGCTCTTGTAAAGCAGTGTGAAATAAACATTGAAAATGTAAGAGACTGCAGGCTAATCTCTGTCTACAGATGCCACATGGCTTCTTGAGTTTAACTGCTGCTACTGCCTCTCACACTTCAGCTCATTCTCCTACAACTTTTACAAGTCATGCTGACagcttcccctccctctgctcaAGGACTACTGTGCTCAGGTGCAGAGGTTAGACCcataaaaacaaagaatctCTTGCCAAGTGCATAATAAAGCAGATAGGTgctaaaacagctttttccaaAGCATCCTGAACACAATACTTTTGAGAAGTCAGCCCTGGATTGAACGGGCCATTTGTAGTACGAGGGGCCTGACATCCACTCATAAATTCACATGCTAGATTCAGCTAACTGCTCTTTCCTTCATCaaggaggaaagaaactaaaactaaaattaaattaaaatcccAGCTACAGCACAGTTTTGTAAAGGAACAATTTGTTCCAATTCTTCATGTTAAGTATGTATTTATTACCAGTCTTATGTATCTTTGAGTGAAGTAAGCATTGATTTCACAGAAGCTAGAAGTGTCTGCTTTAACTACCAAGCTTGCAGTACTCAGTAAGGTATCCATATAGCATATGGAATATacgtattttttttcagtttatctaTTTCaggttattatttttcaatCCCTAAATCTTAGAACTTGAAGTTATTCGCTAAGCTGAGCATATAGCAGGTGCATTGCCAGACTTGCTTAGAAAGTACAGTTAAGTGCAGCTTACATGGCAAACCATTATTATCTACTAACATTTACTTGAATAATGTAATTGTCAGCAAAATTGTCAGCAAAAAAGTCAGCAAACATATGCAGGCATAAATGACCTTTTGAATTCATTGCTCTAATCAGTGAGATTGCTCTCACTTCTAAACTACAATACTGGAAAGTTAGTGTAGAAGTAATAAGTGACCATTTAAAATCCTTACAATTTAGATGTGCTGTAACAGCAGTATGAAGTTTCTGACTAGTGTGGTTCTACCTCTCAGCTTGGCTAAAGATAAAGCAATTTCAGGCACCCATCCTTGGTTAttggtgctgctgccaccaagCTCACTTTTAAGTAGCGATATCCTAGATGAACAAGAGGGATTCAAGAACTATTCAGTGATCCCATACAGCAGTTAGCGTATGCACTGCTTTGCTCCTTGACAATTCCTTGGTGGAAAAGTTTATCCAAAATATAGCATAATTAAAGGTAGTGTAACATAATTCAAATTCTGTGAAACTGGTATTTGTCAATATGCGTTATCCACGTCAATAATATTTTATCTACAAAACGTGAGGCTGTTTGGAGCAGTCCCTTGCTACACAGGGAGCGGCTGAAGAATTTAGTTTTActgcaagcttttaaaaatggaagtttaGAAATTAAATAGCAACTCTTATTCCATTCATAAACTGCAtgcaaaactgcagcaaaagctAATACTTAGAACATTCCAAATGATCAAAGGGATTAAACCATTTtacatttaaactttttaattaaagagatGTCCAAGTTCTTAAGATTGCTTTGGCAATCAAGTGTAAAGGTCTTAACCATCCATTAATGTCTCCATCTCATGCTTAAAGACATACTACCAAAAATTTCAAGACTGTCTCTGTTGTTAGAAGTCGTATCAGTCTGTTTTTTCATTGGTGTTGAATACACAGGGATTCCTAATTTGAAAAGACACTTTGAAGGTTTCAAATCATCTTGGaggttgttttttaataacagctAAGCTTGAAAGTCTAGAAGTGAAGATACTCAGCTGATGTGTAATGCTTACACTCCTGGAATAGGAGAAATGATCACCTTGCAcgttgtttttatttttttcccctcccagaaGGAAACATATCCTGCAACCATAAGAACCTAATAGTTCCACAGTGATTATTTGGTAATGAAGTGCTTGTTTGACAAAAAGACTACTGCTACATGCAGACTTGTCAGTTTAATTTATCCGTATACTTCACTGTTTTTAAGTTTCATACACTCATCTTCTAATTTTGATTGAAAGATGTGTTGCATTGCTAAAACAGCCTCATTGCAACCAGATGCGTGACAAAGGCATCCAGCTGTGAGCTGAAGGGAACAAAACCCCTCTCTGCCTGTAATCCTACAGCTTCTGCTAGCCAAGCAATATAGCAACAGGCATCTCAGGTGTTGCATAAGACTCGCTCATCTCAAGATCAAGACATATGTGCCAttttcaaccatttttttttccatgagttATCAAAGAATTTATGAGAAAACCCTTTTCTCTCCCACAGTTCAGTTGCACAGAGGCGAATATTTCGATGAACTGCAGTAACAGTCTGTTCCACAATGTAAAATTCCAACGTAAGCACAGTGGCTGCTTTGGATACACGCTGAACAGCAGCTTGCCCCAAGCAGTTGCTTAACACACATTTCTAACAGCTATTCCATATTGCTCAAGAACATTACCAAAATAACTGCTGTCACTACAGAAGTAAAATGGTTTAATTCAAGCATAGCCTATGTGCAGGAGTCCTCATATATATACGTACACCTCATAACACAATACGGATTTAAGTCTAAACCAGCTTATACAGACAGGTTTCAAAAAGACCTTTAGCAATTAATCATCACACAAAAGAGCTCTGTGCAACACCTTAGTAGAAGCTTCAAGAAGGCTACAATTacaaccaaaaagaaaagaaaaaaaacaaacatattacCTCTTTGTTTTAGGACCTCAAAGAGCTGATCGCCATAAGAATAATATgaataatattgtttttctaGATGGCAGTTGATGCCAGGgcagagaggggggaaaaaaaaaagcatgactGTGGAGTTCCAAGGTCTACTGCATATGAGTTACCTGCTCTTCCTCTCTGTTCCTGCTCTATTCTCAGACGTGAATTTACACCGCCTcccaaaaaaaatacacacaagtTCAGTCAGGAGAATTTTACATGCAGATAAAGAGTTGTTCCTCTACATGCCTGCTTGCAACTTCTGTTGATTGCAAAGTAACATATACAGCATACACTCATCAGAAGCCATGGCTTTGTAGTGTTCTCAACCTAAATCACTGATGTATctctcaaaaagaaacaaaacagttgaCCCAGAGGCCACATCACTGTACAACTGATGTACACCATCAACCCCCAACCCAAAAACATCACACAGTGAAGACTGGttacttgaattttatttttttgtgtgtgtgtgtgtgtgtgtgtgtgtgtgatctaGGTCACTAAAAGGCTTATTGATTGCACAACTTACTCagaattttcctctttcagaaagATTTGCAAAAATCAATTCAGAAAAAGTAGAGTCTGGGAAGAAAAGGGTATCACTTTGAGCAGGCACCTTTCATACAGCACAGGCCTActgaatttcatatttttaaacgAAAAAACATTAACATATCTAATTAATCTAGGTAGAGCAATATGCAAAGGTACAGCTGAAAAGAACTTTTTCAAAAGTCATATCCTCTGTATcattgaaaacaatttattataAACGCTACAATACACGGATCTgtacaggaaataaatttttgttttcttgtattgcCCCATAGGCTCTGTTTCCCTTTGTTGCGTGGGCAGCAAACTTTTGCAGCACAGCGCTGATTCCAAGCCCCCACGGACAGACTGATGGACTATTAGCATGGAGTTAGGGCTGCCATGAGGAGCTCCATTTTATACACAAAGTTACGCCCTTCCATTTTATTCCACTGGACTTCCTTGAAGGGCCCTCGAAGATGATTCCACTTGTTATCCTGCAGTACATCGCCTTTGGGGAGATCCTTGCACTGACTCCGTGGAAACTGAACCATAACTTTGCTGCCACTTTCAGGACCGTTACGTACTGTGAAGAACAGAGATTTTATGAGTATTTTTATACTTTAGAAATTCCTCACGTTAAATATCCTTCCTCATGCACGCTATACGTTACTGCCTAGACAATTCcaaatatgctgaaaaaaactaccttttttttttttttatagagtttttcctctttggatttgctttctctgttttcccacTTCTCTATTACTTCTGTTATGTTAGCACTGCATGCTCTTGGCTACACcaaatcaggaaaacatttgaccaaaacaaaacagaaaaacaagaaaaaaaccctcacaCATGCATCTCTTTTCTGTAGAAGTGTCAAGAAcaccaagttttttttttcccctctctagTTCTTATCTTTGATGTATTCTTCACCACTCCATTCAAAAAAGTATATTCTAAATCTCTTGAAATGCATCTATAA
This genomic window from Cygnus olor isolate bCygOlo1 chromosome 1, bCygOlo1.pri.v2, whole genome shotgun sequence contains:
- the VSTM5 gene encoding V-set and transmembrane domain-containing protein 5 — its product is MRPPRGCRRRGVVVGTVTLCLAAGWALQTPGGVSLTVPQPNINATVAQNILLSVEYSCRGVATVEWKHVSSWGTTKIVEWKSGNYVNISAVYKDRVTIFENGSIQLLNVGMRDAGYYFVTVTEEHGTNTYGAIIVNVYELIYEDIHFVAVLFAFLAAVSAILICFMWLCNKSLHLFQKTTHKLSASTTEEIELETIEC